One window of the Paraburkholderia sp. PGU19 genome contains the following:
- a CDS encoding CreA family protein: MKLALPCAHSVRVAAFLAASAALACTPLAQAEEVASVNTNFHITGSDRVVVEAYDDPAVQGVTCYVSRARTGGIKGTLGIAEDPTEASIACRQVAAIKIPEPLRQQADVFTERMSLIFKTLHVVRVVDSKRNTLVYLTYSDRVATGSAKNSVTAVPMPAGTTIPVR; this comes from the coding sequence ATGAAACTCGCCCTGCCCTGTGCGCACAGCGTGCGCGTCGCCGCCTTCCTCGCTGCTTCTGCGGCGCTCGCCTGCACGCCGCTCGCGCAAGCCGAGGAAGTCGCCAGCGTCAACACGAATTTTCATATCACCGGCTCGGATCGCGTGGTCGTCGAGGCGTACGACGATCCCGCCGTGCAGGGCGTCACCTGCTACGTGTCGCGGGCGCGCACGGGCGGCATCAAAGGCACGCTCGGGATCGCCGAAGATCCGACCGAGGCTTCGATCGCGTGTCGCCAGGTCGCGGCCATCAAGATTCCCGAACCGCTGCGCCAGCAGGCCGACGTCTTCACGGAGCGGATGTCGCTGATCTTCAAGACGCTGCATGTGGTGCGAGTTGTCGATTCGAAGCGCAATACGCTCGTGTACCTGACCTACAGCGACCGCGTCGCGACGGGCAGCGCGAAGAACAGCGTCACGGCTGTGCCGATGCCCGCCGGCACGACGATTCCCGTTCGTTGA
- the fdxA gene encoding ferredoxin FdxA: MTHVVTESCIKCRYTDCVDVCPVDCFREGPNFLAIDPDECIDCAVCVAECPVNAIYAEEDVPGDQQHFTELNAELAKAWPSITKTKSPLPEADEFKDVKEKLALLER; the protein is encoded by the coding sequence ATGACTCACGTTGTGACCGAAAGCTGCATCAAGTGCCGCTATACCGACTGCGTCGATGTGTGCCCGGTGGACTGCTTTCGCGAAGGTCCCAACTTCCTCGCGATCGATCCGGATGAATGCATCGACTGCGCGGTGTGCGTTGCGGAATGCCCGGTGAACGCCATCTACGCCGAAGAAGACGTGCCTGGCGACCAGCAGCACTTCACGGAGCTCAACGCCGAGCTCGCGAAGGCATGGCCCAGCATCACCAAGACCAAGTCGCCGCTGCCCGAAGCCGACGAATTCAAGGACGTGAAGGAAAAGCTGGCGCTGCTCGAGCGTTGA
- the pncB gene encoding nicotinate phosphoribosyltransferase, translating to MIISSLLDTDLYKFTMMQVVLHYFPAANVEYKFRCRTPNVNLVPYIDEIRSEVHKLCKLRFSEGDLDYLRRMRFIKSDFIDFLALFHLNEKYISITPSAKGNGEIEIDIKGPWLHTILFEIPVLAIVNEVYFRNTQQQPDYSEGRERLRDKIQLLGARPEFADCKIADYGTRRRFSGRWHEEVILTLKDGLRDQFTGTSNVFYAMKHGLTPLGTMAHEYLQACQALGPRLRDSQIFGFEMWAKEYRGDLGIALSDVYGMQAFLRDFDMYFCKLFDGARHDSGDPFDWGERLLAHYEANRCDPRTKVLVFSDALDIPKVLQLYERFRGRCKLAFGVGTNLTNDLGYNPLQIVIKMVKCNGQPVAKLSDSPGKNMCEDKAYLAYLRQVFGIQQPEEETAGK from the coding sequence ATGATCATTTCTTCGCTGCTCGACACCGACCTGTACAAGTTCACGATGATGCAGGTGGTGCTGCATTATTTCCCGGCCGCCAACGTCGAATACAAGTTCCGCTGCCGCACGCCGAACGTCAACCTGGTGCCGTACATCGACGAGATTCGCAGCGAAGTGCACAAGCTGTGCAAGCTGCGCTTCAGCGAAGGCGATCTCGACTATCTGCGCCGGATGCGCTTCATCAAGAGCGACTTCATCGATTTCCTCGCGCTCTTCCATCTGAACGAAAAGTACATCTCGATCACGCCTTCGGCGAAGGGCAACGGGGAGATCGAAATCGACATCAAGGGACCGTGGCTGCACACGATCCTCTTTGAAATCCCCGTGCTTGCCATCGTCAACGAAGTGTATTTCCGCAACACGCAGCAGCAGCCCGACTACAGCGAAGGGCGCGAGCGCCTGCGCGACAAGATCCAGCTGCTCGGCGCGCGCCCCGAGTTCGCCGACTGCAAGATCGCCGATTACGGCACGCGCCGCCGCTTCTCCGGGCGCTGGCACGAAGAGGTGATCCTCACGCTCAAGGACGGCCTGCGCGACCAGTTCACGGGCACGAGCAACGTGTTCTACGCGATGAAGCATGGCCTGACGCCCCTCGGCACGATGGCGCACGAATACCTGCAGGCGTGCCAGGCGCTCGGCCCGCGTCTGCGCGACTCGCAGATCTTCGGCTTCGAAATGTGGGCGAAGGAATATCGCGGCGACCTGGGCATCGCGTTGTCGGACGTGTATGGCATGCAGGCATTCCTCCGTGATTTCGACATGTACTTCTGCAAGCTCTTCGACGGCGCACGCCACGATTCCGGCGACCCGTTCGACTGGGGCGAGCGTCTTCTCGCGCACTACGAAGCGAACCGCTGCGACCCGCGCACGAAAGTGCTCGTGTTCTCCGACGCGCTCGATATCCCGAAGGTGCTGCAGCTGTACGAGCGCTTCCGCGGCCGCTGCAAGCTCGCCTTTGGCGTCGGCACGAACCTCACGAACGATCTCGGCTACAACCCGCTGCAGATCGTCATCAAGATGGTCAAGTGCAATGGCCAGCCTGTCGCGAAGCTGTCCGATTCGCCGGGCAAGAACATGTGCGAAGACAAGGCCTACCTTGCGTATCTGCGCCAGGTGTTCGGCATCCAGCAGCCCGAGGAAGAAACCGCGGGCAAGTGA
- a CDS encoding lactate utilization protein C: protein MDTSTARRNILARIRAAQGREPEPAASEREAAQAYLTSHPQGPRPPMPADLVAHFVEQAKKMATTVDTVESLADAPAAAHRYLSELNLPTQAIAWQTLEALPWSGSGIDVEFRKPRDEDRVGITGCFCATAETGTLVLLSGPETYASAGLLPETHIAIVPASRIVAGHEEAFNLIRSERGELPRAVNFVSGPSRTGDIEQTIVLGAHGPYRVHAIVVRGA from the coding sequence ATGGATACATCGACGGCTCGCCGCAACATCCTGGCGCGCATTCGCGCGGCACAAGGGCGCGAGCCCGAACCGGCTGCGTCCGAGCGCGAGGCGGCGCAGGCGTATCTCACAAGCCATCCGCAAGGTCCGCGTCCGCCCATGCCGGCGGATCTCGTCGCGCATTTCGTCGAGCAGGCAAAGAAGATGGCCACCACGGTCGATACCGTCGAGTCGCTCGCCGACGCGCCCGCTGCCGCGCACCGTTATCTTTCCGAACTGAACCTTCCCACTCAAGCCATCGCATGGCAGACGCTCGAAGCGCTGCCCTGGAGCGGCTCGGGCATCGACGTCGAGTTTCGCAAACCGCGCGACGAAGACCGCGTCGGCATCACGGGATGCTTCTGCGCGACGGCTGAAACGGGCACGCTGGTGCTGCTGTCCGGGCCAGAGACGTATGCGTCGGCGGGCTTGCTGCCGGAGACGCATATCGCGATCGTGCCGGCCTCGCGCATCGTCGCCGGTCATGAGGAAGCGTTCAATCTGATCCGCAGCGAACGCGGTGAACTGCCGCGCGCTGTCAACTTCGTCTCCGGCCCGTCGCGTACGGGCGATATCGAACAAACCATCGTGCTTGGCGCGCACGGTCCTTATCGCGTGCATGCGATCGTCGTGCGTGGCGCGTAA
- a CDS encoding sodium:proton antiporter, whose amino-acid sequence MGGVLLFVLSCWPLAASAASLDGASLSAWWAVPFAGVLLSIAVFPLVAPKLWHHHFGKISAAWAIAFLVPFAFAFGASAAFGTLIHALLEEYVPFIVLLTVLYTVAGGICVTGNLHGSPRLNTVLLVLGTALASIMGTTGAAMLLIRPLLRANDNRRHVVHVVVFFIFLVANAGGSLSPLGDPPLFLGFLNGVGFFWTTVHLALPMLFICIVLLAAFYALDTYYFRHREETLPVDPSPDTLAVGVVGKINFVLLALVIALVLMSGIWKPGITFDVAGTHVELQNVVRDAALIAVTLLSLAITPRAAREGNAFNWAPIEEVAKLFAGIFVTIAPVIMMLRAGESGAFSGIVHLVNDTAGQPRDEMYFWATGLLSSFLDNAPTYLVFFNLAGGDAQTLTTTGASTLAAISAGAVFMGANSYIGNAPNFMVKAIAESRGVKMPSFFGYLAWSGVVLIPLFIATSLIFF is encoded by the coding sequence ATGGGCGGCGTGTTGTTGTTCGTGCTGTCATGCTGGCCGCTTGCGGCATCGGCTGCGAGTCTCGACGGCGCTTCGCTCTCCGCATGGTGGGCCGTGCCGTTCGCGGGCGTTCTGCTGTCGATTGCCGTGTTCCCACTTGTCGCTCCCAAGCTTTGGCATCACCACTTCGGCAAGATTTCCGCAGCGTGGGCCATCGCGTTCCTCGTGCCGTTCGCCTTCGCGTTCGGCGCATCGGCGGCGTTCGGCACGCTGATTCATGCGCTGCTCGAAGAGTACGTGCCGTTCATCGTGCTCTTGACCGTGCTCTATACCGTCGCGGGCGGCATCTGCGTGACGGGCAATCTGCACGGCTCGCCGCGCCTGAATACGGTGCTGCTCGTGCTCGGTACCGCGCTCGCGAGCATCATGGGCACGACGGGCGCGGCGATGCTGCTGATCCGGCCGCTCTTGCGCGCAAACGACAACCGCAGGCACGTCGTGCATGTTGTTGTGTTCTTTATCTTTCTGGTCGCGAACGCGGGCGGGTCGCTGTCGCCGCTCGGCGATCCGCCGCTGTTCCTCGGTTTTCTGAACGGTGTCGGATTCTTCTGGACGACGGTGCATCTCGCGCTGCCGATGCTGTTCATATGCATCGTGCTGCTCGCCGCTTTCTACGCGCTCGATACGTACTATTTCCGGCATCGCGAAGAAACGCTTCCTGTCGATCCATCGCCTGATACGCTTGCCGTTGGCGTCGTCGGCAAGATCAACTTCGTGCTACTAGCGCTGGTGATCGCGCTCGTGCTGATGAGCGGCATCTGGAAACCCGGCATCACGTTCGATGTGGCGGGCACACACGTCGAGTTGCAGAATGTCGTACGCGACGCGGCGCTGATCGCGGTGACGCTGCTGTCGCTCGCTATTACGCCGCGCGCCGCGCGAGAGGGCAATGCGTTCAACTGGGCGCCCATCGAAGAGGTCGCGAAACTGTTCGCGGGAATCTTCGTGACGATCGCGCCGGTCATCATGATGTTGCGCGCGGGCGAGTCGGGCGCGTTCAGCGGCATCGTGCATCTCGTCAACGACACGGCCGGCCAGCCGCGCGACGAGATGTACTTCTGGGCGACGGGCCTGTTGTCGTCGTTCCTCGATAATGCTCCCACATACCTCGTGTTCTTCAACCTCGCGGGCGGCGACGCGCAGACGTTGACGACCACGGGCGCATCGACGCTCGCGGCCATTTCGGCGGGCGCGGTGTTCATGGGCGCGAACAGCTACATCGGCAACGCGCCAAACTTCATGGTCAAGGCCATCGCCGAATCGCGCGGCGTGAAGATGCCCAGTTTTTTCGGGTATCTCGCGTGGTCGGGCGTCGTGCTGATACCGTTGTTCATCGCAACATCGTTGATTTTCTTTTGA
- a CDS encoding D-glycerate dehydrogenase, with protein sequence MQKVLVARPIFPDVIERLKQHFEVDWHNGDVLPADELKRRLADKDGALTAGDAIDASVLAAAPRLRVVSNMAVGYNNFDMAAFNAANVLGTNTPDVLNESTADFGWALMMAAARRIAESEHWLRAGKWEKWSYDGFLGSDLYGSTLGVIGMGRIGQALARRARGFNMNVIYHNRSRVAPEIEAELNAEYASKQDLLRRADHVVLVLPYTAENHHTIGAAELALMKPTATLTNIARGGIVDDAALAEALRDKRIAAAGLDVFEGEPKLNPALLTVPNVVLTPHIASATEATRRAMANLAADNLIAGLGEGPRAGRPPNPINADVIGKARS encoded by the coding sequence ATGCAAAAGGTTCTGGTTGCGCGTCCCATCTTTCCGGATGTGATCGAGCGCCTCAAGCAGCATTTCGAAGTGGACTGGCACAACGGCGACGTGCTGCCCGCCGACGAACTCAAGCGCCGCCTCGCCGATAAAGACGGTGCGCTGACGGCGGGCGACGCGATCGACGCGTCCGTGCTGGCCGCCGCGCCGCGCCTGCGGGTGGTGTCGAACATGGCGGTCGGCTACAACAACTTCGATATGGCGGCGTTCAACGCGGCGAACGTGCTCGGCACGAATACGCCCGATGTGCTCAACGAATCGACGGCGGACTTCGGCTGGGCGCTGATGATGGCGGCTGCGCGCCGCATCGCGGAATCGGAGCACTGGCTGCGTGCGGGCAAATGGGAAAAGTGGTCATACGACGGCTTTCTCGGCTCTGACCTGTATGGCTCGACGCTCGGCGTGATCGGCATGGGCCGCATCGGGCAGGCGCTCGCGCGTCGCGCGCGCGGCTTCAACATGAACGTGATCTATCACAACCGCTCGCGTGTCGCGCCTGAGATCGAGGCCGAACTGAACGCGGAGTACGCGTCGAAGCAGGACTTGCTGCGCCGTGCCGATCATGTCGTGCTCGTGCTGCCGTACACGGCTGAGAACCATCACACCATCGGCGCCGCCGAACTCGCGCTGATGAAGCCGACGGCGACGCTGACGAACATCGCGCGTGGCGGCATCGTCGACGACGCGGCGCTTGCCGAGGCTTTGCGCGACAAGCGCATCGCCGCAGCGGGCCTCGACGTGTTCGAGGGCGAGCCGAAGCTCAATCCGGCGCTGCTCACCGTGCCGAATGTCGTGCTGACGCCGCATATCGCCAGCGCGACGGAAGCGACGCGCCGCGCGATGGCAAACCTCGCTGCCGACAATCTGATTGCCGGGCTGGGCGAGGGTCCGCGCGCCGGGCGTCCGCCGAACCCTATCAACGCTGATGTAATCGGGAAGGCGCGTTCATGA
- the rmuC gene encoding DNA recombination protein RmuC codes for MTMVLIAAVAVLAVALVIALFMLMRGNGGAQQQMQFDELGERLDAAALAQTREYERLERELRGEISETARVSRTELSGGFSQFQQTLASQFTSMTTVQAAKIDGFAQQLVKLTDTNTQQLDAVRQSLQQQAQQAREEQGVTLKRFGETLQQQLAQVTEANDRRFAEVRATIEQRLKDIEANNSTKLEEMRRTVDEKLHATLEQRLGESFKLVSDRLEQVHRGLGEMQTLAAGVGDLKKVLTNVKTRGTWGEVQLEALLEQILTSDQYAKNVATVPKSNDRVEFAIKLPGRQPTADAAATPVWLPIDAKFPREDYERLIEAQERADPVAVEDASRALEGRIRAEAKTIAEKYVSPPHTTDFALLFLPTEGLYAEILRRPGLTDLLQRDYRVTIAGPTTLTALLNSLQMGFRTLAIEKRSSEVWQVLGAVKTEFGKFGDVLAKTKSQLETVTRSIEAAEVRTRQMNKKLRDVEALPEERAAGLLGDSLSGVDAEEA; via the coding sequence ATGACGATGGTTTTGATCGCGGCCGTTGCCGTACTGGCCGTTGCGTTGGTGATTGCGCTGTTCATGCTGATGCGCGGCAACGGCGGCGCGCAACAGCAGATGCAATTCGACGAACTCGGCGAGCGCCTCGATGCCGCGGCGCTTGCGCAGACGCGCGAGTACGAGCGGCTCGAACGCGAGCTACGCGGCGAAATTTCGGAAACGGCGCGCGTGTCGCGCACGGAATTGAGCGGCGGCTTCTCGCAGTTCCAGCAGACGCTCGCTTCCCAGTTCACAAGCATGACGACCGTGCAGGCCGCAAAGATCGACGGTTTTGCGCAGCAGCTCGTCAAACTGACGGATACGAATACGCAACAGCTCGACGCCGTGCGCCAAAGCCTGCAACAGCAGGCGCAGCAGGCGCGCGAGGAGCAGGGCGTCACGCTGAAGCGTTTCGGCGAAACGTTGCAGCAGCAACTGGCGCAGGTGACGGAGGCAAACGACCGGCGCTTTGCGGAAGTGCGCGCGACCATCGAGCAGCGGCTGAAAGACATCGAGGCGAACAACTCGACGAAGCTCGAAGAAATGCGTCGCACCGTCGACGAAAAACTGCATGCGACGCTTGAGCAACGGCTTGGCGAATCGTTCAAGCTCGTGTCCGATCGTCTTGAACAGGTGCATCGCGGTCTAGGCGAAATGCAGACTTTGGCCGCGGGCGTAGGCGATCTGAAGAAAGTTCTGACGAACGTTAAGACGCGTGGTACATGGGGCGAAGTGCAGCTCGAAGCGCTGCTCGAACAGATACTGACGTCGGATCAATACGCGAAGAACGTTGCGACGGTTCCGAAGAGCAACGATCGCGTCGAGTTCGCGATCAAGCTGCCGGGCCGTCAACCGACTGCCGATGCGGCCGCAACCCCCGTATGGCTGCCCATCGATGCGAAATTTCCGCGTGAAGACTATGAACGTCTGATCGAAGCGCAGGAGCGTGCTGATCCCGTCGCAGTCGAAGACGCGTCGCGCGCGCTCGAAGGGCGGATTCGCGCAGAAGCGAAGACGATCGCGGAAAAGTACGTGTCGCCGCCGCATACGACGGACTTCGCGCTGCTGTTCCTGCCGACGGAAGGCCTGTACGCCGAGATTCTGCGTCGTCCGGGTCTCACGGATCTACTGCAACGCGACTATCGCGTGACGATCGCCGGGCCGACGACGTTGACGGCCTTGCTCAACAGTCTGCAGATGGGTTTCCGCACGCTCGCCATCGAGAAGCGTTCGAGCGAAGTGTGGCAGGTGTTGGGCGCGGTGAAGACCGAGTTCGGCAAATTCGGCGACGTGCTGGCGAAGACCAAGTCGCAACTCGAAACCGTCACACGTTCGATCGAGGCGGCGGAAGTGCGCACGCGTCAGATGAACAAAAAGCTGCGCGACGTCGAGGCGTTGCCCGAAGAACGGGCGGCGGGCTTGCTTGGGGACTCGCTGTCCGGAGTCGATGCGGAAGAGGCTTGA
- a CDS encoding GNAT family N-acetyltransferase — protein sequence MPATIRAATPDDVGTMLALMYELAEFEKLTHLFIATEDGLRDALFGARPSAEAIVAERDGKTIGYALFFHNYSTFLGRRGLYLEDLYVQPTERGTGLGSKMLRYLAALAVERQCGRFEWSVLDWNQPAIDFYQKMGATVLPDWRVVRITGDALDQLAASAD from the coding sequence ATGCCGGCCACCATCCGCGCGGCCACGCCTGACGACGTCGGCACGATGCTAGCGCTGATGTACGAGCTGGCCGAGTTCGAGAAGCTCACGCATCTGTTCATCGCGACGGAAGACGGCCTGCGCGACGCGCTGTTCGGCGCGCGCCCCTCGGCGGAAGCAATCGTCGCGGAACGCGACGGCAAGACGATCGGCTACGCGCTGTTCTTCCACAACTACTCGACCTTCCTCGGACGGCGCGGCCTGTATCTCGAAGACCTGTACGTGCAGCCGACTGAGCGCGGCACGGGGCTCGGGTCGAAAATGCTGCGCTATCTGGCGGCGTTGGCGGTCGAGCGGCAGTGCGGCCGCTTCGAATGGTCGGTGCTGGACTGGAATCAGCCTGCCATCGATTTTTATCAGAAGATGGGCGCGACCGTGTTGCCGGACTGGCGCGTCGTGCGCATCACGGGCGACGCGCTCGATCAACTGGCGGCAAGCGCCGACTGA
- the glp gene encoding gephyrin-like molybdotransferase Glp, which translates to MTTLNETSSCVAQYDAQAMPVSAVQAIVREWATPVTTVERVHLRDALNRVLAQDIVSPIDVPAHDNSAMDGYAFAGAALEVQTDTTGVPGEKDELALNVAGKAFAGHPFAGSIERTQCVRVMTGATMPAGCDTVVPQEAVTRDGDTIRFPVSQLRTGANRRLAGEDLAKGSVALKAGRIVRASDLGLLASLGIGEVSVRRRLRVAFFSTGDELRSIGQPLDPGCVYDSNRYTLFAMLKRLDVDPIDLGVVRDEPAALEEALRTAASSADVVITSGGVSVGEADLTKQMLRMLGDVAHWSLAMRPGRPLAFGRIWSGGKPGAGEPAIFFGLPGNPVAVMATFYQIVREVLLRMSGATTHAVPMIRASCGDAIRKRPGRTEFQRGIAQRDAQGAWHVAPTGSQGSGVLSSMSEANCFIVLAHDQGDLDPGDAVDIMLFEGLI; encoded by the coding sequence ATGACCACGCTGAACGAAACTTCGAGTTGCGTCGCACAGTACGACGCTCAAGCCATGCCGGTGTCCGCCGTACAGGCGATCGTGCGCGAGTGGGCGACACCCGTGACGACCGTCGAGCGCGTGCATCTGCGTGACGCGCTGAACCGCGTGCTGGCGCAGGACATCGTGTCGCCTATCGACGTGCCCGCGCATGACAACTCGGCGATGGACGGCTACGCGTTTGCAGGCGCCGCGCTCGAAGTTCAAACGGACACGACAGGCGTACCAGGTGAAAAGGATGAGCTCGCGCTGAACGTGGCGGGCAAGGCTTTCGCGGGGCATCCGTTTGCGGGAAGCATCGAGCGCACGCAATGCGTTCGCGTGATGACGGGCGCGACCATGCCCGCCGGCTGCGACACCGTCGTGCCGCAGGAAGCCGTCACGCGCGATGGCGACACCATCCGCTTTCCGGTTTCGCAATTACGCACGGGCGCGAACCGGCGCCTCGCGGGCGAAGACCTGGCGAAGGGCTCGGTCGCGCTGAAGGCGGGCCGCATCGTGCGCGCGTCGGACCTTGGGCTGCTCGCGTCGCTGGGCATTGGCGAAGTGTCCGTGCGCCGCCGTCTGCGTGTCGCATTCTTTTCGACGGGCGACGAACTGCGCTCGATCGGCCAGCCGCTCGATCCGGGCTGCGTTTACGACAGCAACCGCTATACGCTGTTCGCGATGCTCAAGCGGCTCGACGTCGATCCCATCGATCTCGGCGTGGTCCGCGACGAACCCGCCGCGCTTGAAGAAGCGCTGCGAACGGCTGCATCGAGCGCGGATGTCGTGATAACCTCCGGCGGCGTTTCAGTAGGCGAAGCCGATCTGACGAAGCAAATGCTGCGCATGCTCGGCGACGTCGCGCACTGGAGCCTCGCGATGCGACCGGGCCGGCCGCTGGCGTTCGGGCGCATCTGGTCGGGCGGCAAACCCGGCGCGGGCGAACCGGCAATCTTCTTCGGTCTGCCGGGAAACCCCGTCGCGGTGATGGCGACGTTCTATCAGATCGTGCGCGAAGTGTTGCTGCGGATGTCAGGCGCTACGACACACGCGGTGCCTATGATCCGCGCGTCATGCGGCGACGCGATCCGCAAACGGCCGGGCCGCACCGAATTCCAGCGCGGCATCGCGCAGCGCGACGCGCAAGGCGCATGGCACGTCGCACCGACGGGCTCGCAAGGCTCCGGCGTGCTCAGTTCGATGAGCGAAGCAAATTGCTTCATCGTGCTCGCCCATGACCAGGGCGATCTCGATCCGGGCGACGCCGTCGATATCATGCTGTTCGAAGGCCTCATCTGA
- the mobA gene encoding molybdenum cofactor guanylyltransferase MobA yields MSITRDEITGLLLAGGRGMRMGGVDKGLQMLRGEPLALHVMRRLAPQAGPLLISANRHTARYAELGEPFHATVISDTLPDFPGPLAGLLAGLRAARTPFVLSAPCDTPGLPTDLADRLAAALDARDSGIATVTTTDAQGDTSIHPVFALVRTSLADDLEGFLQAGERKVRTWYARHRAVEVAFPDERTFYNINSLQELADLERG; encoded by the coding sequence ATGAGCATCACGCGCGACGAGATCACCGGCCTGCTGCTCGCAGGCGGACGCGGCATGCGCATGGGCGGCGTCGACAAAGGCTTGCAGATGCTGCGCGGCGAACCGCTCGCGCTCCATGTGATGCGGCGTCTCGCGCCGCAGGCCGGGCCGCTGCTGATCAGCGCGAACCGGCACACGGCACGCTACGCGGAACTGGGCGAGCCGTTTCACGCAACCGTTATCTCCGACACGCTGCCTGATTTTCCCGGTCCGCTCGCCGGTCTCCTCGCCGGTTTGCGCGCAGCGCGCACACCGTTCGTGCTGTCGGCGCCCTGCGACACGCCCGGCCTGCCGACGGATCTCGCCGATCGGCTCGCGGCCGCGCTCGATGCGCGTGACTCCGGCATCGCAACCGTCACGACCACGGACGCCCAGGGTGACACGTCGATTCACCCCGTTTTCGCGCTCGTGCGCACGTCGCTCGCCGATGATCTCGAAGGCTTTCTGCAGGCGGGCGAGCGCAAGGTTCGCACGTGGTACGCACGCCACAGGGCGGTCGAAGTCGCCTTTCCGGACGAGCGCACGTTTTACAATATCAATTCACTGCAGGAACTCGCCGACCTCGAACGCGGTTGA
- the moaA gene encoding GTP 3',8-cyclase MoaA, translating to MSRRIIPVADVSAVPDVDGPARTPRGELTDTLSRPLRDLRISVTDRCNFRCVYCMPRAVFDKDYSFLPHSALLTFEEIERIASIFVAHGVEKIRLTGGEPLLRKNLEFLIERLARMTTAAGKPLDLTLTTNGSLLARKARSLKDAGLSRVTVSLDALDDALFRRMNDADFAVRDVLDGIEVARSVGLAPLKVNMVVKRGTNDSEIVPMARHFRDSGVVLRFIEYMDVGTSNGWNMTEVLPSAEVVARISEHFPLLPLEAHSAAETAQRWGYADGSGEIGVISSVTRAFCGDCTRARLSTEGKVYLCLFASSGHDLRALVRNGTSDAGIATAIANIWHARGDRYSQLRGSANPASTTTREERRVEMSYIGG from the coding sequence ATGTCCCGACGCATCATCCCTGTTGCCGACGTCAGCGCCGTTCCCGACGTCGACGGTCCTGCCCGGACCCCGCGCGGCGAGCTGACCGATACGCTGTCGCGCCCGCTGCGCGACCTGCGCATCTCGGTCACGGACCGTTGCAACTTCCGGTGCGTCTACTGCATGCCACGCGCGGTGTTCGACAAGGACTATTCGTTCCTGCCGCACAGCGCGCTGCTGACTTTCGAGGAAATCGAGCGGATCGCATCGATTTTCGTTGCGCATGGCGTCGAGAAAATCCGTCTGACGGGCGGCGAGCCGCTCTTGCGCAAGAACCTCGAATTCCTGATCGAACGGCTCGCGCGTATGACGACGGCCGCCGGCAAGCCGCTCGACCTGACGCTCACCACCAACGGTTCGCTGCTCGCGCGCAAGGCGCGCAGCCTGAAAGACGCCGGCCTGAGCCGCGTGACCGTCAGCCTCGACGCACTCGACGACGCGTTGTTTCGCCGCATGAACGACGCCGATTTCGCCGTGCGCGACGTGCTCGACGGCATCGAAGTTGCGCGGTCGGTCGGTCTTGCGCCGCTCAAGGTCAACATGGTCGTCAAGCGCGGCACGAACGACAGCGAAATCGTGCCGATGGCGCGCCACTTCCGGGACTCCGGCGTGGTGTTGCGCTTCATCGAATACATGGACGTCGGCACGTCGAACGGCTGGAACATGACGGAAGTGCTGCCGTCGGCGGAGGTAGTCGCGCGCATTAGCGAGCACTTCCCGCTACTGCCGCTCGAAGCCCACAGCGCCGCCGAAACCGCGCAGCGCTGGGGCTACGCGGACGGCAGCGGCGAAATCGGCGTAATTTCCAGCGTGACGCGCGCGTTCTGCGGCGACTGCACGCGCGCGCGGCTGTCGACGGAAGGCAAGGTGTATCTTTGCCTGTTCGCGTCTTCGGGCCACGATCTGCGCGCGCTCGTACGCAACGGCACAAGCGACGCAGGCATCGCCACCGCGATCGCCAACATCTGGCACGCGCGGGGCGACCGCTACTCGCAACTGCGCGGCAGCGCGAACCCGGCATCGACGACGACGCGCGAAGAACGGCGAGTCGAGATGTCGTACATCGGCGGCTGA